The Desulfosporosinus acidiphilus SJ4 genome has a window encoding:
- a CDS encoding GNAT family N-acetyltransferase: MKITRASEQHLDEIVKLCINCSQNMKRKDIDQWDDIYPNKEIFQEDINNHSLYIALLENSKEIIGCIVLNNDQEPEYKAVEWLYKQGKFAIVHRLMVHPNYEGKGIARSLIEFVEKLAKENGYTAIRLDVFSENNRAVNLYKKQDYRVSGKVNFRKGEFLCCEKIIP, translated from the coding sequence TTGAAAATTACCAGAGCTTCAGAACAACATCTCGATGAAATCGTAAAATTGTGTATTAATTGTTCACAAAACATGAAACGTAAGGACATTGACCAATGGGATGACATTTATCCCAATAAGGAAATATTTCAAGAAGATATAAACAATCATTCTCTTTATATTGCCTTGCTTGAAAACTCAAAAGAAATTATAGGTTGCATCGTTCTGAATAATGACCAGGAACCAGAATACAAAGCTGTCGAATGGCTATATAAACAAGGAAAGTTTGCAATTGTTCATAGACTCATGGTACACCCAAACTATGAAGGAAAAGGTATAGCCAGAAGTTTAATCGAGTTTGTAGAGAAATTAGCTAAAGAAAATGGATATACGGCAATTCGCCTGGATGTCTTTAGTGAAAACAATAGAGCAGTCAATTTATACAAGAAACAGGATTATAGAGTATCAGGGAAGGTCAATTTTAGAAAAGGGGAGTTTCTTTGTTGCGAGAAGATAATTCCCTGA
- a CDS encoding exo-alpha-sialidase, whose protein sequence is MVNAMTGWALSQGSLLRTVDGGASWTNVTPKGVDSTSVGTLLSYDAQTLWVVFNKESSTSITVYHTTDGGQKWESAEINTAPYYGRVTSLDFIDLTHGWLLASYDVSMGSESVEVFQSNDGGASWKSNASAILNEKPSNALPLAGSKNGLVFSNQKNGWLTGFSHGDGIWLYSSSDGGRTWSQKTIVTPQGYHTDGGAVSTEPPHFFNQKEGVLPVEFRGENPPAFVFYRTEDGGLSWTPTTPVQTAQESQEYRGFHWSIIDATHAFVSDGY, encoded by the coding sequence ATGGTTAACGCAATGACGGGTTGGGCACTGAGCCAAGGTTCGTTACTGAGAACAGTTGATGGTGGGGCTAGCTGGACTAATGTCACTCCAAAGGGTGTCGACAGTACTAGCGTAGGTACATTATTGAGCTACGATGCTCAAACTCTCTGGGTTGTCTTCAATAAAGAATCATCAACCAGCATTACTGTTTACCATACCACAGACGGAGGGCAAAAATGGGAAAGTGCTGAGATTAATACGGCCCCATATTATGGTAGAGTTACTTCTCTTGATTTTATCGATTTAACACATGGTTGGTTATTGGCAAGCTATGATGTTTCCATGGGGTCGGAATCGGTAGAAGTATTCCAGTCGAATGATGGTGGTGCATCCTGGAAGTCAAATGCCTCGGCGATTCTCAACGAGAAACCGTCTAATGCTTTGCCATTGGCAGGTTCTAAAAACGGACTTGTATTTTCAAATCAAAAGAACGGTTGGCTAACGGGTTTTTCCCATGGCGATGGTATTTGGTTGTATAGCTCATCAGATGGGGGACGGACATGGTCTCAAAAAACTATTGTAACTCCACAGGGTTATCACACTGATGGAGGGGCTGTAAGTACTGAACCCCCACATTTCTTTAATCAAAAAGAGGGAGTATTGCCCGTTGAATTTAGAGGGGAGAACCCGCCAGCATTCGTTTTCTATAGGACTGAGGATGGGGGATTAAGTTGGACCCCGACAACTCCAGTTCAGACAGCACAAGAGTCGCAAGAATATAGGGGATTTCATTGGAGTATTATCGATGCCACACATGCATTCGTTAGTGACGGCTATTAA
- a CDS encoding sodium-dependent transporter, translating to MKQESQNKREGFSSSIGVIAAVLGSAVGLGNIWKFPYVTGANGGAAFILVYLVCLALVGLPVMLSEHLIGRATKSNAVGAFKKLQPRRPWFLVGGAGVISAFLIMAFYTTVVGWVYAYIFKSASGALLTNKPQQTTQVFNSLISGVAEPLFWQVLVLIVIGIIIMAGVTKGIERVTKFLMPMLFILLVIIDIRSLSLPGASSGLAFLFKPDFSKITVSAILAALGLAFFKLSVGMGAMITYGSYVDKQENLPKMAVKVALSDTLVSLMAGIAIFPAVFAFGFEPKAGPPLLFIIIPTVFNSMPLGRIFMVLFFLLTAFAATGAMLSLLEVPIAYFTEEYQWSRRKATLITIVGIGLLGSTATLSNSVLSNVLIFGKTFFDFFDFATSNVLLPLGGIFIALFAGWQWGYANVKREMTNEGQLRNEGLFKVYIVLVRYLVPIAIAIILLTGLNIIHI from the coding sequence TTGAAACAAGAATCACAGAATAAAAGAGAAGGATTTTCAAGCAGTATCGGAGTCATAGCAGCAGTACTGGGTTCAGCTGTTGGACTCGGTAATATATGGAAGTTCCCTTATGTAACCGGTGCTAATGGTGGGGCAGCTTTTATTCTGGTTTATTTAGTATGCCTGGCATTAGTCGGTTTGCCTGTAATGTTGTCAGAACATCTCATAGGACGGGCAACAAAATCTAACGCAGTAGGTGCTTTTAAGAAACTACAGCCAAGACGGCCTTGGTTTTTAGTTGGTGGAGCAGGGGTAATAAGCGCCTTTTTAATTATGGCTTTCTATACCACTGTGGTCGGTTGGGTTTATGCCTATATTTTCAAATCGGCGAGTGGTGCGCTTCTAACGAATAAACCGCAGCAAACAACACAAGTCTTTAACTCTTTGATCTCAGGAGTCGCTGAACCTTTATTTTGGCAAGTGCTGGTTTTAATTGTAATCGGCATTATCATCATGGCAGGTGTTACGAAAGGAATTGAGAGAGTCACCAAATTCCTGATGCCCATGCTTTTTATTTTGCTGGTTATTATTGATATCAGGTCCTTAAGCCTGCCCGGTGCTTCTTCAGGCTTAGCGTTCTTATTTAAACCGGACTTTTCTAAGATCACTGTAAGTGCTATACTGGCTGCGTTAGGTTTGGCATTTTTTAAGCTAAGTGTCGGCATGGGAGCTATGATTACTTATGGCAGTTATGTAGACAAACAGGAAAACCTGCCAAAGATGGCAGTAAAAGTAGCACTCTCTGACACGTTAGTTTCTCTGATGGCGGGCATTGCTATTTTTCCGGCAGTATTTGCTTTTGGATTTGAACCTAAAGCCGGTCCACCCTTACTATTTATCATTATTCCGACGGTGTTCAATTCCATGCCCTTAGGCAGAATTTTTATGGTTTTATTCTTCTTGCTGACCGCTTTTGCTGCAACCGGTGCTATGTTGTCTCTCTTGGAAGTTCCGATTGCCTACTTCACTGAGGAGTATCAATGGTCGAGGCGGAAAGCCACGCTCATAACGATTGTTGGCATAGGTTTGCTGGGTTCAACGGCTACGTTGTCTAATAGTGTGTTGTCCAATGTTTTGATATTTGGTAAAACTTTTTTCGATTTCTTCGACTTTGCAACATCGAATGTCCTCTTACCTTTGGGTGGAATCTTCATTGCCTTGTTTGCGGGTTGGCAATGGGGATATGCTAATGTGAAGCGTGAGATGACTAATGAGGGTCAATTACGCAATGAAGGCTTGTTTAAAGTCTATATAGTTTTAGTTAGATATTTAGTTCCAATTGCCATTGCTATTATTCTGTTAACTGGATTGAATATTATTCATATCTAA
- a CDS encoding helix-turn-helix domain-containing protein, giving the protein MKKENTEREVDPKFGQAIRYKRELMKLSLSELSEITGISSSYLNRLEKGDRKAPSYPIMELIARGLNLNLSELLSLASNSENDGELPEIRELLLKNDFKIGDTIVTTEVKELLLKLFEVISSAEWDDEVKFLESGMILQTVDRIKAQI; this is encoded by the coding sequence ATGAAAAAGGAAAATACTGAGAGAGAAGTGGACCCTAAATTTGGACAAGCAATACGTTATAAACGAGAACTAATGAAGCTATCTCTTAGTGAACTATCAGAAATTACAGGAATTTCCAGCAGTTACCTAAATCGTCTTGAGAAGGGCGATAGAAAAGCTCCAAGCTACCCAATTATGGAGTTGATTGCAAGGGGACTTAACCTAAATCTTTCTGAGCTTCTCTCGCTAGCGTCAAATTCTGAGAACGATGGGGAATTGCCCGAAATTCGTGAACTTCTTTTGAAGAACGATTTTAAAATTGGCGACACAATTGTAACAACTGAGGTCAAAGAACTTCTATTGAAACTATTCGAAGTCATTTCTAGTGCAGAATGGGACGATGAGGTTAAATTTCTTGAGAGTGGCATGATACTCCAAACCGTAGACCGAATTAAGGCACAAATTTAG
- a CDS encoding recombinase family protein → METENEIEKVAIYLRKSRGDEEEDVLSKHRQRLLEFAEQKGWSYEIFQEKIGTGDGVEHRPELKRLLDFVEDGLYDGVLVVEYERLSRAGTKDLDEIIKVFHYNDTYLITPEKIYDPNNTGDLTLLGILSVLSNAELRTIVKRLVDGKKDGAIKGNWTNGKPPYPYEYITEVGVDKRGRNKIIGHITVNEEKKTVYTRIKKMYLSGKFGTEEISFILNREGISSPNGSTWHNNTVKRLLVHPFHMGQVIYGKNQWKKRRDNKRKITRHKNESEWSVGEGQHPRLKTPEEHEKILELLAKNRKVPHKSKAGCFPTTGLLYCRKCGYRMVYSVGRIEVKSGKSYNYTKCAHHSPVGTKCPQTGVKMDEDFYGALFQAIVSDYLDKGHLIKLQQNCNFNMELERNIKQKRDTLIKAEKALIRIKDAYEAEIYTLAEFSERKKAQETLIESLKAEIQELKNTPQREFNLPPEELENRICEFKSLWEKGASPKEINTLMKSIVKKIFYDRTDNEVTFEIEYL, encoded by the coding sequence ATGGAAACAGAAAATGAAATAGAAAAAGTAGCAATTTATCTGAGGAAATCAAGGGGAGACGAAGAGGAAGACGTTTTATCAAAACACAGACAAAGACTTTTAGAATTTGCTGAGCAAAAGGGATGGAGTTATGAAATATTTCAAGAAAAAATCGGAACAGGTGATGGGGTCGAACATAGACCTGAACTCAAACGACTTTTAGATTTTGTGGAAGATGGTCTTTATGATGGTGTATTGGTTGTTGAATACGAACGACTTAGTCGTGCAGGTACAAAAGACTTAGATGAGATAATCAAGGTATTCCATTATAACGATACGTACCTGATTACTCCAGAAAAAATTTACGACCCAAATAATACAGGCGATTTAACATTGTTAGGCATCTTGTCCGTTCTTTCCAATGCGGAATTACGAACTATCGTTAAGCGATTAGTTGATGGAAAAAAGGATGGAGCGATAAAGGGAAATTGGACTAACGGCAAGCCACCATACCCTTACGAATATATAACTGAAGTTGGGGTTGATAAAAGAGGAAGAAATAAAATTATCGGTCATATTACTGTTAATGAGGAAAAGAAAACCGTCTATACTCGTATTAAAAAAATGTATCTTTCTGGTAAATTTGGAACTGAAGAAATTTCTTTCATTTTAAATCGCGAAGGAATTTCTTCACCAAATGGCTCAACATGGCACAACAATACAGTTAAGAGACTATTAGTTCATCCGTTTCATATGGGTCAAGTAATCTATGGAAAAAACCAATGGAAAAAAAGAAGAGATAACAAACGAAAGATAACTCGTCATAAAAATGAATCAGAATGGTCTGTTGGAGAAGGTCAACACCCTCGCCTAAAAACACCCGAAGAACATGAAAAGATTTTAGAATTACTTGCAAAAAATCGCAAGGTCCCTCACAAGAGTAAAGCTGGGTGTTTCCCTACAACAGGATTACTCTATTGTAGAAAATGTGGGTACAGAATGGTCTATTCCGTAGGTAGAATTGAAGTTAAGAGCGGAAAAAGTTATAACTATACAAAGTGTGCCCATCATTCACCAGTCGGTACAAAGTGCCCTCAAACTGGAGTTAAAATGGATGAAGATTTCTATGGAGCTCTTTTTCAAGCAATCGTTAGTGACTATCTGGATAAGGGACATTTAATCAAGCTTCAGCAAAACTGTAATTTTAACATGGAACTTGAGCGAAATATTAAACAGAAACGAGACACACTTATTAAAGCAGAAAAAGCGTTAATAAGAATAAAAGATGCCTATGAAGCTGAAATTTATACTCTGGCTGAATTTTCAGAGCGGAAGAAAGCTCAAGAAACACTAATAGAATCTTTAAAAGCTGAAATTCAAGAACTAAAAAACACCCCTCAACGGGAATTTAATCTCCCACCTGAAGAACTTGAGAATCGCATCTGTGAATTCAAATCACTTTGGGAAAAAGGTGCTTCACCAAAGGAAATTAATACCCTGATGAAATCCATTGTCAAGAAAATATTCTACGACCGAACTGATAACGAAGTAACTTTTGAGATTGAATACTTGTAA
- the ade gene encoding adenine deaminase, translated as MSNFRQRMDESRGLARLDLVLKRAKLVNVFSGEIHETDIGIHQGQFVGIGTFENAEKVLDLDGNYIVPGLIDGHVHIESSHLCPEEFCSLLLSHGVTTAVVDPHEIANVLGVQGIRYILDSIQDLPFNGFVALPSCVPATELETSGARLRAADLKGFLDHPNVIGLGEVMDYPGVLAAKAEMVEKLELPVRFKDGHAPGISPQDLNAYYRAGIHTEHECSTVEEVRERLRRGFYVMLREGSAANNLRDLLPAVTPENSSQCLLVTDDRHPRDLIQEGSIDHLVRLAIQEGVNPIRVIQMATINTARAIGLLGLGAVAPGYQADFVILKDLNRFEIEEVYWRGKRLSCRGERPHFPKSSIMGMTESVHLENRSPNRLKLNITSAGALSARMRVIGVQGHSLVTSEIIRELPVVNHCVVADPAQKIAKIAVLERHHKTGNVGVGFVEGLGLTKGAIASTVAHDSHNLVVVGMSDEEMNLAIDTCAEMGGGLCLVRGDQVLGKLPLPIAGLMSNLDAELIAQTLSEIHAQARNLGIYETIDPFMTLAFLSLPVIPEIKLTDLGLVDVSKFQLTNVIL; from the coding sequence ATGTCTAACTTTAGGCAAAGAATGGATGAATCGAGAGGACTTGCACGTCTTGATCTTGTCCTGAAAAGAGCCAAGTTGGTCAATGTTTTCTCCGGAGAAATCCATGAGACAGATATTGGCATCCATCAGGGGCAGTTTGTGGGCATAGGAACTTTTGAGAATGCGGAAAAAGTTTTGGATTTAGACGGAAATTATATCGTTCCCGGACTCATTGACGGTCATGTTCATATTGAAAGCTCACATCTTTGCCCGGAAGAATTTTGCTCTCTTCTTCTTTCTCACGGTGTTACGACAGCCGTTGTTGATCCCCATGAAATTGCCAATGTATTAGGTGTTCAAGGAATTCGCTATATCTTGGATAGTATTCAGGATTTGCCTTTTAATGGTTTTGTTGCTCTGCCTTCTTGTGTTCCGGCAACGGAATTGGAAACTTCCGGGGCCCGTCTCAGGGCGGCTGATCTCAAGGGATTTCTAGATCATCCAAACGTCATCGGACTTGGGGAAGTCATGGATTATCCGGGAGTTTTGGCGGCTAAGGCAGAGATGGTGGAAAAGCTAGAACTCCCGGTGAGGTTTAAAGATGGTCATGCTCCCGGAATATCTCCTCAGGATCTTAATGCCTATTACCGGGCGGGAATTCATACGGAACATGAGTGTTCTACGGTTGAAGAGGTCAGAGAAAGGCTCCGCAGGGGTTTTTATGTCATGTTAAGAGAAGGGAGCGCTGCTAATAATCTGCGGGATCTGTTACCAGCGGTTACCCCCGAAAACTCAAGTCAATGTCTGCTTGTCACCGATGACCGGCATCCGAGAGACTTAATTCAGGAAGGTTCCATCGACCATCTGGTTCGCTTGGCAATCCAAGAGGGTGTGAACCCAATTAGGGTTATCCAGATGGCTACCATTAATACTGCGCGCGCCATCGGGCTCTTAGGACTTGGAGCAGTGGCACCAGGATATCAAGCAGATTTTGTGATCCTCAAAGATCTTAACCGTTTTGAGATCGAGGAAGTATACTGGCGGGGGAAACGTCTAAGCTGCCGAGGTGAACGCCCTCATTTTCCCAAGTCAAGCATTATGGGAATGACGGAAAGTGTACATCTAGAGAATAGGTCCCCCAACAGACTGAAGTTGAATATAACGAGTGCTGGAGCTCTCTCTGCAAGAATGCGTGTCATTGGTGTCCAGGGACATTCGCTGGTCACCTCAGAAATTATTCGAGAATTGCCCGTCGTTAATCATTGTGTAGTGGCTGATCCTGCTCAAAAAATAGCCAAAATCGCGGTTCTTGAGCGTCACCATAAGACTGGAAATGTCGGCGTAGGTTTTGTGGAAGGATTAGGTTTGACAAAAGGAGCCATCGCTTCTACGGTGGCCCACGATTCCCACAATCTTGTGGTCGTGGGAATGAGTGATGAGGAGATGAATCTGGCCATTGATACTTGTGCCGAAATGGGAGGCGGGCTTTGCCTGGTACGTGGAGATCAAGTGCTTGGTAAGCTGCCATTACCCATTGCCGGACTGATGTCCAATCTGGATGCCGAGTTAATTGCTCAGACTCTCAGTGAAATTCATGCTCAAGCCCGAAATTTAGGAATTTATGAAACCATTGATCCTTTTATGACCCTAGCCTTTCTATCTCTCCCTGTAATACCAGAAATTAAACTCACTGATTTAGGGTTAGTTGACGTGTCAAAGTTTCAATTGACAAACGTTATTCTGTAA
- a CDS encoding uracil-DNA glycosylase family protein — translation MVLQDVLTPNMRIVFCGTAVSDTSAERGDYYAHPTNKFWKILHKIGLTPKELSPNEYQSLTHYGLGLTDLVKTKSGLDKKLTPNDFDIYTLTTKIKEFKPDILCFNGKNSASMYLSRAKIDFGFQPEKITTTRIFVAPSTSGSANGYWDEKWWFILAHSIERPFQAVDIENYYKPDRITDILVNLNGDGSVTKTNEADFIKAVENIKLHNSIPTSIQNIFEVARALFAYGYLYNPFCTIALEQAFKAFEAVVSLKFEINGGPESTRKLAKKIDYLYSLGVITTHQKEMLDAIRYMRNDSFHPEYQQLVGHNVEWIEAVATIINGLWLAEGKELRV, via the coding sequence ATGGTGTTACAAGATGTTCTAACTCCCAATATGAGAATCGTTTTTTGTGGAACGGCAGTTAGTGACACATCTGCCGAAAGAGGAGATTACTATGCTCACCCAACAAATAAGTTCTGGAAAATACTTCATAAGATTGGCTTAACGCCCAAGGAATTGAGTCCCAACGAATATCAATCGTTAACTCATTACGGTTTAGGCTTAACAGACTTAGTTAAGACGAAAAGTGGGTTAGACAAAAAGCTTACTCCTAATGACTTTGACATCTATACATTGACGACTAAGATAAAAGAATTTAAGCCCGATATTCTCTGTTTTAACGGTAAGAACTCGGCAAGTATGTATTTATCCCGTGCCAAAATCGATTTTGGTTTTCAACCAGAAAAAATAACAACTACCAGAATCTTTGTAGCTCCGTCTACATCTGGAAGTGCGAACGGATATTGGGATGAGAAATGGTGGTTTATTCTTGCTCATAGTATAGAAAGACCATTCCAGGCGGTAGATATTGAAAATTACTACAAACCAGATAGGATTACAGACATATTAGTCAATTTAAACGGCGACGGTTCGGTAACAAAGACGAATGAAGCTGACTTCATTAAGGCGGTTGAAAACATCAAGCTACATAATTCCATTCCAACGAGTATTCAAAACATATTTGAGGTTGCCAGAGCATTGTTTGCATATGGCTATTTATATAATCCGTTTTGTACAATAGCATTAGAGCAGGCTTTTAAGGCTTTTGAAGCAGTAGTCTCGTTGAAATTTGAAATTAATGGTGGACCCGAAAGTACAAGAAAACTTGCCAAGAAAATCGATTATTTATACTCACTAGGTGTAATCACCACTCACCAAAAAGAAATGTTGGATGCAATAAGATATATGAGAAATGATTCTTTTCACCCTGAATATCAACAGCTTGTTGGGCACAATGTTGAGTGGATTGAAGCTGTTGCGACGATTATCAATGGATTGTGGCTAGCGGAGGGAAAGGAATTACGAGTTTAG
- a CDS encoding 5'-deoxyadenosine deaminase, translated as MRVLFKNATIVTMNAQRDVIKGDLLVDGSRIAAVGEVKESSADQVFDLNGDLLIPGLIQTHIHLCQTLFRGQADDLELLDWLKLRIWPLEGGHDPESIYDSALLGIGELFLGGTTTIVDMETVHHTEHAFKAILSSGMRALAGKVMMDDPSGDVPLSLQETTEASLQESVDLFEKFNGQGNGRLEVAFTPRFVISCTDTLLKEVSRLAREKKAFVHTHASENRGEIQVVESTRGMRNVVYLDKVGLTGPKLILAHCIWLDETEKDILVRTKTRISHCPSSNLKLASGIAAITELLGRGAEVSLSSDGAPCSNNLDGFREMRHAALIQKPLHGPTAMPAQKVFELATIAGARALGREADLGSLEAGKKADLAVVSLQGLHTWPNQHVDVYSQLVYQAYPSDVRLTMVDGQIVMRDRKLLTIDVPELKKRSTQSLNRVMKRVGMI; from the coding sequence TTAAAAACGCGACCATTGTGACCATGAATGCTCAGCGTGATGTGATCAAGGGCGATCTGTTAGTCGATGGCTCAAGGATTGCAGCGGTGGGGGAGGTTAAGGAGTCTTCTGCCGATCAAGTGTTTGATCTGAACGGTGACTTGCTCATTCCCGGCTTGATTCAAACTCATATCCATCTTTGTCAGACCTTGTTTCGGGGTCAGGCTGATGATTTGGAACTTTTGGACTGGCTGAAATTAAGAATATGGCCTTTAGAAGGCGGACACGATCCTGAATCCATCTATGATTCCGCATTGCTTGGTATTGGAGAACTCTTTTTAGGTGGAACGACAACAATCGTAGATATGGAAACAGTGCATCATACAGAACATGCTTTCAAAGCTATATTGTCCAGCGGAATGAGAGCACTGGCCGGGAAAGTCATGATGGATGATCCCAGCGGAGATGTGCCTCTTTCCTTGCAGGAAACCACAGAGGCTTCTTTACAAGAAAGTGTGGACTTATTTGAGAAATTTAACGGGCAAGGAAACGGACGATTAGAAGTAGCTTTTACACCTCGCTTTGTCATTTCTTGTACCGATACCTTATTAAAGGAAGTATCGCGTCTGGCAAGAGAAAAGAAGGCTTTTGTGCATACCCATGCTTCTGAAAACCGAGGCGAAATTCAAGTTGTGGAAAGTACCCGGGGAATGCGCAATGTCGTCTATTTAGATAAGGTCGGCTTAACAGGCCCGAAGTTAATTCTCGCTCACTGCATCTGGCTGGATGAGACCGAAAAGGATATTCTGGTTCGGACTAAAACGCGGATTTCCCATTGTCCATCATCGAATCTGAAGCTGGCTTCGGGGATAGCCGCCATTACCGAGCTCTTGGGGCGAGGTGCCGAAGTCTCCCTCAGTTCTGATGGAGCACCCTGCAGTAATAATCTGGATGGTTTCCGGGAAATGCGTCACGCGGCTCTCATCCAAAAACCTTTACATGGCCCAACTGCCATGCCGGCCCAAAAAGTATTTGAACTTGCAACCATCGCCGGAGCACGTGCTTTGGGACGCGAAGCAGATCTTGGGAGCCTGGAAGCCGGTAAAAAGGCAGATTTAGCCGTTGTAAGCCTTCAGGGATTACACACCTGGCCCAACCAACATGTGGACGTATACTCTCAGTTGGTTTATCAGGCTTATCCCTCTGATGTCCGCCTTACTATGGTTGATGGGCAAATTGTCATGAGAGATCGCAAGTTGCTGACCATCGACGTTCCCGAACTTAAAAAACGTTCGACTCAAAGCTTGAATCGTGTTATGAAACGGGTAGGAATGATTTAA
- a CDS encoding HD-GYP domain-containing protein has product MRLVNTRFVKEGSVLARPVINPSGSILLQSGVCLTALFIKRLKAMGYDVLFIEDNRLDDVELNITISARTREVAYKTIQEICKYIEKDSEDSLPSARVRVTIQEMINDLLSSKDILCNLTNIHGYDEYTFHHSINTTIIALTLAIASGFNEQRLIEFGMGVLMHDIGKIKIPEGILNKKTPLTHEEFAEIKKHTTLGFDILRKNDDFSLLSAHIAYQHQEMWDGSGYPRNLKGLEIHEYGRLAAVADVYEALTSRRVYRKALEPNEAYEIIIAQSNTHFDPKILDVFRKHIAVYPSGSGILLSNGQRGNVVKQNPSFPNRPYVRVFYQGDVELTEPIDYNLANFPSIMIVAVDNR; this is encoded by the coding sequence ATGCGCTTGGTGAACACGCGTTTTGTCAAGGAAGGATCTGTTCTGGCTCGTCCTGTGATCAACCCTTCCGGCAGTATTTTATTGCAATCTGGGGTTTGTCTGACGGCGTTATTTATTAAACGATTAAAAGCAATGGGTTACGATGTTTTATTTATTGAAGATAATCGGTTGGATGATGTTGAATTAAATATTACAATTTCTGCGCGAACACGCGAAGTGGCCTATAAGACAATACAAGAAATCTGTAAATATATTGAAAAGGATTCCGAAGATTCATTGCCTTCGGCAAGAGTTCGCGTGACTATCCAAGAAATGATTAATGACCTTTTGTCAAGTAAAGATATTTTATGTAATCTAACCAATATTCATGGATATGACGAATACACATTTCATCATTCCATTAATACGACGATCATAGCCTTAACTCTGGCAATTGCCTCCGGATTTAATGAACAACGCTTAATTGAATTCGGGATGGGTGTTCTTATGCATGATATCGGCAAAATAAAGATACCGGAGGGCATTCTCAATAAGAAAACGCCTCTTACTCACGAAGAATTTGCCGAAATTAAGAAGCATACGACACTTGGCTTTGATATTCTGCGCAAAAACGATGATTTTAGTTTGCTTTCAGCTCATATAGCATACCAACATCAGGAAATGTGGGACGGTTCGGGATATCCTCGAAACCTGAAGGGTTTAGAGATCCACGAATACGGCAGACTGGCTGCAGTTGCTGATGTCTATGAGGCATTAACGAGCCGCCGGGTTTATCGTAAGGCTTTAGAACCTAATGAGGCCTATGAAATCATCATTGCTCAATCAAATACCCATTTTGACCCTAAAATTTTGGATGTATTTAGAAAGCACATTGCTGTTTATCCATCTGGTTCGGGTATTTTGTTAAGTAATGGACAAAGAGGAAATGTAGTAAAACAGAACCCGTCATTTCCCAACCGTCCTTATGTGCGAGTATTTTACCAAGGGGACGTAGAGCTTACTGAGCCCATAGATTATAACTTGGCAAATTTCCCTTCCATAATGATTGTGGCGGTGGATAATCGCTAG
- a CDS encoding GNAT family N-acetyltransferase translates to MADVHFVEGSAELLDKVGLLWKKLNIHHQTISTHFRDSMALMTFDQRKASWLSRTESGQLRVDIAVLREPQEPIGYCVTTIDNNMGEIESLFVDEAYRKMGSGTVLMERALNWLEQNSITKKRLNVAVGNEQVLNFYRRFGFQPRAIILEQRLNN, encoded by the coding sequence TTGGCGGATGTTCATTTCGTTGAAGGAAGTGCGGAGCTTCTAGATAAGGTTGGATTACTTTGGAAGAAACTCAATATCCATCATCAAACAATTTCCACCCATTTTCGGGACAGCATGGCATTGATGACCTTTGACCAAAGAAAGGCATCTTGGCTGAGTCGGACAGAATCAGGACAACTAAGAGTTGATATTGCAGTTCTGCGAGAGCCACAGGAACCGATTGGTTATTGCGTTACAACAATTGACAATAACATGGGGGAAATAGAGTCATTATTCGTGGACGAAGCATATAGAAAAATGGGTTCGGGGACTGTCCTCATGGAAAGGGCACTTAATTGGTTGGAACAAAACTCCATAACAAAGAAAAGGTTAAATGTCGCAGTGGGAAACGAACAAGTACTAAACTTCTATAGAAGGTTTGGATTTCAGCCAAGAGCTATTATACTTGAGCAACGGTTAAATAATTGA